The sequence TCAGTGCCTCGACCCTTTCTTCATCGCCTTCTATGACCGCTTCGACGCTGCCGTCCGGCAGGTTCCTCACCCAGCCGGAGACCCCGAGCTTCCTCGCTTCCCTCTGCATGCTCCAGCGGAATCCTACTCCTTGAACCCGCCCGTATATCCTTAGGTGTGCCCTGACCTTGCCCATACACCATCCCGTTTCAATTTCCCCACAATGAATTTAAGCTTTATTGGCCCAGTATATAAGGGATGTCAGATGGAGGCGATATTCGTTTACACGACCTTCCCGGACTGGGAGAGCGCTAAGAAAGTCGTCAGGGAGCTCCTTGAGAGGAAGCTGGTAGTCTGTGCCAACATGAGGGAGCACGAGGCGATGTACTGGTGGGAAGGGAAAATCGAGGAGGGCAAGGAAATCGGGGTCATCCTCAAGACAGAGGTCAGCAAGTGGAAGGACCTCAGGGAGGCGCTGAAGGAGCTCCACCCGTATACGGTTCCCGTAATAGCCAGGATTGACCTCGACAAGCTCAACAGGGAGTACTCAGAGTGGATGGCGAAGGTGCTGTTTGGATGATCAGGAAGGTTAAACCCGAAATCCGCGTCGTTGGGTTTGACGACGGGACCTTCTCCTTTTCTTCCAAGCTCGAAAGGGAGAAGACAATCCTCTTTGGCGTCGTCATGAAGGGCTCCAAAGAAGTCGTTGGTGCAGTATCGAGGTGGATAACCGTTGACGGCACCGATGCTACTGAGAAGCTTATCGATGCCGTCGTCAATTCCCGCTTCAAGGACTTGAGGGTGATTCTCCTGAAGGGAATAACCTACGGCGGCTTCAACGTGGTCGACCTTGAGGCTCTCCACTGCGAGACGGGCCTGCCGGTTATTGTCGTCGTAAGGAAGAGGCCAGACCTGAAGGCGATGGAGCTCGCGCTGAGGAAACACTTCCCCGACTGGGAGGAGCGGGTTGAACTTCTCAGAAAGGCCCCGCCGCTCCTTGAGATGATTCCAGGTAAGCTTTACGTCCAGGCCGTCGGGCTGGAGCCCGAGACCGCGTTTGAGGTCGTCAAGACAACGACGAGGACGGGCTTAATCCCCGAGCCCCTCAGGCTTGCGCACATCGTGGCGAGTGCAGTCATGGCGGGCGAGAGCACGAGGGAGTAGCTTTATAAGGCCGAAAAAATAGGAAGAAACGACCGATGATGGCAACAGGGTAGCTACCGAAGTGATGAGGAAGCCGTTCCAGTCTGAGGTCACTCGCACGGGACGAGGAGGACGGGAGCTTTTGAGTCCCTCATGACCCTCTCCGCAGTGCTTCCGAGTATCAGGTCCTTGAGGACACTGCGTCCCTTCTTGCCGATGACTATGAGGGTTGCCCTTTTGGCTAGAGAGGTTCCTATTATCGCCTGGCTTGCGGCTCCCACCAGGACTTCGCGTTCGAACTCGGCTTTGACTCCTTTGGCAGTCTTTTCAAGATTCTCCTTGGCGATCTCAATGTTGTGCTCAAGCTCCTCTATTTTTCCGTAATCGACCGAGTGAAGGAGGATTCCTTTCTCTATGAGCTCCTCAAACTTCCTGACGGTCTTGACTATCTTAATGGAGCACTTGGAGAAGTCGAGCGCCACGAGGGGCCTCCTGAAAATCTCGGAGCAGTCCACCGCCAGCTCGTAGGAGTCGTCCTTTTTGACGTACTTGAGCAACAGGACGGGCTTCTTCGTCGCCCTCGTGAGGTTCGAGGCGGTGCTCCCAAGGAACATCTGCCTCCATACGTTCTCGCCGACGCTCGGGGTCACGACGAGATCCACTCCCGCCTCTTCGCTGGCCTCGGCTATCTCCAGAGAAGGAATTCCCACTCTCACCTCTGCCTTGGCGTTGATTCCCTTCTCCCTGAGCTCCTTTGCGAGCTCTTCGAGCTTCTCGCGGTAGATTTCCTCAAGCTCAAATGCCTCAAGCTCTGCAACGGTCAGGTCTATGACGTGGAGGAGGTAGAGCTCCTTGGCCCCTATCTCAAATAGCTTGGGGATGCACGTCCTCAGCGCGTGGAGAGATACATCCGAAAAGTCGGTTGGATACAGAATTCTCT is a genomic window of Thermococcus guaymasensis DSM 11113 containing:
- a CDS encoding universal stress protein, whose product is MFERILYPTDFSDVSLHALRTCIPKLFEIGAKELYLLHVIDLTVAELEAFELEEIYREKLEELAKELREKGINAKAEVRVGIPSLEIAEASEEAGVDLVVTPSVGENVWRQMFLGSTASNLTRATKKPVLLLKYVKKDDSYELAVDCSEIFRRPLVALDFSKCSIKIVKTVRKFEELIEKGILLHSVDYGKIEELEHNIEIAKENLEKTAKGVKAEFEREVLVGAASQAIIGTSLAKRATLIVIGKKGRSVLKDLILGSTAERVMRDSKAPVLLVPCE
- the cutA gene encoding divalent-cation tolerance protein CutA, with protein sequence MEAIFVYTTFPDWESAKKVVRELLERKLVVCANMREHEAMYWWEGKIEEGKEIGVILKTEVSKWKDLREALKELHPYTVPVIARIDLDKLNREYSEWMAKVLFG
- a CDS encoding acylphosphatase, which codes for MGKVRAHLRIYGRVQGVGFRWSMQREARKLGVSGWVRNLPDGSVEAVIEGDEERVEALIGWAHQGPPLARVTRVEVKWEKPEGLEGFKVVG
- a CDS encoding endonuclease dU, encoding MIRKVKPEIRVVGFDDGTFSFSSKLEREKTILFGVVMKGSKEVVGAVSRWITVDGTDATEKLIDAVVNSRFKDLRVILLKGITYGGFNVVDLEALHCETGLPVIVVVRKRPDLKAMELALRKHFPDWEERVELLRKAPPLLEMIPGKLYVQAVGLEPETAFEVVKTTTRTGLIPEPLRLAHIVASAVMAGESTRE